The following is a genomic window from Fusobacterium sp. DD2.
ATCGACTTCTATAGCTTGATAATCATCTCCTATTTTCATCACTGCATCACCTCCAGGTCTAGTATTATGTTAAAATTATTATCTTGCTCCAGCTCCACGTCTACATTCTTTAAAATAACTCTTGGTTCGTACTTCCGTACTGATGATAATAAGTCATTAAAAATTTTGTGCCTCACGACGTTGATATTTTTATCGATTACATCACTGTCAATTGAGAAGTTACGCATTAGAGGCTGCTCATATTTGTAAACTCTTAAAATCATGTGAACTTTCCTCAATATATCATCTATCTGATTCTTAGGATTGTAATTTATACAGTCATTCGATTTAATTCTATACACTTACTTCACCTTCTTTTGCTGTGCTATGATTTTATCCTTGTCTTCTTCTTTCAGTAAATTCTCGGCATACTCATTCTGACCTACTCTACTTAGTCTTTCTGCCTTATTTTTAAAGTACTCATCATACGACTGATAGTACTCAGGAATATCCACATACTCCTTCAAATTTACTTCCAGTTTTATATTATCAAAATCGCCAATAAGAGGATTATAATGTCTTGCTATTTTAGTAACCTCAGTAATTACAAATGGATACTGTCCCATTACCTGCATCCCTATAACTAACGGAGCATATTTCCCTGAATACATAAAATCTTCTAACTGTTTCAACTGGATGGAAGGAGTCAAAAGACTAAGGCTTGAAATTAATTCAATTTCAAATTTAATTTCTACTGGATCTCTTCCCTGGTGTCTGAGCTGGGTAATACCATATACTGGAGTATGCTCAGTTATCCGTGCTCTTACTGTTTTTTCTATTTCATTAGATATAGAAAAAACATCCATGGAACTGACTCTAAATATTATATTTCCTAGGCTTCCAATCATCATTGTAAACCACCGGTTCTGTCAGAACCTTTAGCAACTCCACCATGTGTATGACTGTCAATTAATTGTGATCCACTTGTAGTAGTTGTTCCCATGGTAAGTGTATTACCTCCAACTTTTAAATTTTTAGTTATTTCAACGTCTGCTGTTATAACTACCTTAGCTATTGGAGAAAGTGTAAGAGTACCATTGTCGTATTTGTATAGTCCTCCATCAGAAAATGTTCTTCTTACCTCACTATCTGATATATCAGACGCTCGCATTGGACAGCCTAAAATGTATCCTTCTTCCAACATATCTGGAAGCTGTAAAACCACTACTGTCTGTCCCACTTTCAATGCATAATTATCCTTGTGTGACTCTGAAAAAGGGACTAATATATTCAACCATCCTGATATTTTATAGTCCCTATCAGGAAATATCACTCTCGCCTTCCCCGCTTTCACGTCCACCGAGTTTATTTCGCCTTGCTTCAAGATATCCACCATTTCCTTTTACACCTCCAGTTTTTTCAGACTCTAATTTTTTATCAGTTTCTTTATTCTTAAGTTTTTCCTTTTCATCATTAATAACCCTTTGTTTTGCTCTTTCTAGGGCATTTAATCTGTAAGCCTCTATATCGCATACATAATCACCATCCACAGTGTGTACGACCCTGTTAATCTCGTATTTACCTGCAAATTTACCCCATGTGCTATCTAATTCTATTATGCAGCCAGCACAATATTTAGTATCTCCATCAACTGTTAGATTAATTGTATATTCCTGTTTTAAACTTTCTCTTAATGCTTTTGTAGCTACTTTTCTTGCGCTACTTTTTCCTTTTGTCTTTATTTTTTTAGTTCTATCTTTCTTAGTTCTGTCTTTCTTAGATTTTTCAGCATACTTTTTCTTATAATCTAGATATCCTCCATCACTCATTGTACAGTCACCTCATTCCGCTCCTGTAATTCTTCTTTGGTTATTACCTCAACAATATGCTGCTTTTTATCTGCATCATAATAGCTTACTTCAACACGATCATATATATCTCTATTCTTTTTTCTAAGTGTATAGTCCCTAATTCTGTAATCATTCATCGTAAATACAGCTGTAACTTCTTTTTCAGCGCCATTATTATATTGTTTCTCATCGTCAAATATTATCAATGAATCATTAGCTATTTTTAAATTAAGCCCATTTTCATCTAATATACGTTTTAAAAATCCTATATCTGTTTCTCTATCCTGGTCTAGTCGTTCAAAATATATATCATCAGCATAAAACTCCACATTCAATTGATGTTTTATCGCCAGTTGAGCAACTAATTCATTCAATGTTATTTTCTCCCAGGAAGAACTGTTTTCCTGTTGCCTGATGTTCTGGTCTAACGGTAGCGCTAAGCATTTTAAACTTAATTGATTAGGAGAAAATGTAGGTTCATCAACATAAAAAGTGCCTAAATCTAAAAACTTAGGCACTCCATTATCAATTTGTAATAATCCTACTAACAGCCTTGCATTTTCATCAGGATACCAAGGCCCCAACCATCTTCCGTCAAAATTCTCAAGCTCGAGAGTTAAATCATCAATTG
Proteins encoded in this region:
- a CDS encoding phage tail protein is translated as MMIGSLGNIIFRVSSMDVFSISNEIEKTVRARITEHTPVYGITQLRHQGRDPVEIKFEIELISSLSLLTPSIQLKQLEDFMYSGKYAPLVIGMQVMGQYPFVITEVTKIARHYNPLIGDFDNIKLEVNLKEYVDIPEYYQSYDEYFKNKAERLSRVGQNEYAENLLKEEDKDKIIAQQKKVK
- a CDS encoding phage baseplate protein; amino-acid sequence: MNILVPFSESHKDNYALKVGQTVVVLQLPDMLEEGYILGCPMRASDISDSEVRRTFSDGGLYKYDNGTLTLSPIAKVVITADVEITKNLKVGGNTLTMGTTTTSGSQLIDSHTHGGVAKGSDRTGGLQ
- a CDS encoding contractile injection system protein, VgrG/Pvc8 family, yielding MDITTEIQNSISSLSYTDNSRNAIDDLTLELENFDGRWLGPWYPDENARLLVGLLQIDNGVPKFLDLGTFYVDEPTFSPNQLSLKCLALPLDQNIRQQENSSSWEKITLNELVAQLAIKHQLNVEFYADDIYFERLDQDRETDIGFLKRILDENGLNLKIANDSLIIFDDEKQYNNGAEKEVTAVFTMNDYRIRDYTLRKKNRDIYDRVEVSYYDADKKQHIVEVITKEELQERNEVTVQ